One window from the genome of Micromonospora aurantiaca ATCC 27029 encodes:
- a CDS encoding CBS domain-containing protein: MFRVSDVMTRQVVYLSAETPLDEAARVMKESDIGDVVVTDGATLAGMLTDRDIVVRAVAERADPGTTTIGSIITREVVMIEQHCTANEAAALMRERNIRRVLVCDSDRKLVGIVSLGDLAMQLDPHSALSDISEAAPNV; the protein is encoded by the coding sequence ATGTTCCGCGTCAGTGACGTGATGACCAGGCAGGTGGTCTACCTCTCGGCGGAGACCCCGTTGGACGAGGCGGCCCGGGTGATGAAGGAGTCGGACATCGGCGACGTGGTGGTGACCGACGGCGCCACGCTCGCCGGCATGCTGACCGACCGCGACATCGTGGTCCGGGCGGTGGCCGAGCGTGCCGACCCCGGCACCACCACGATCGGCTCGATCATCACCCGCGAGGTGGTGATGATTGAACAGCACTGCACGGCGAACGAGGCGGCGGCGCTGATGCGCGAGCGCAACATCCGCCGGGTGCTGGTGTGCGACAGCGACCGCAAGCTCGTCGGCATCGTCTCCCTCGGTGACCTCGCCATGCAGCTCGACCCCCACTCGGCGCTCAGCGACATCAGCGAGGCCGCGCCGAACGTGTGA
- a CDS encoding ABC transporter permease, translated as MTIHVLSDTGTLTGRSLRHILRSPDTIITTAVTPVALMLLFVYVLGGAINTGSGESYINYMLPGILLITIASGIAYTAYRLFLDMQGGIFERFQSMPIPRPSVLWAHVLTSLVANLASLVIVTGVALIMGFRTGASVVGWLAAAGILILFTLALTWVAVIAGLSAKTVDGASAFSYPLIFLPFISSAFVPTDSMPGPVAWFADNQPVTSIVNTLRALFAQQPVGNDVWIALAWCAGLLLAAYAAATAIYRTKVS; from the coding sequence ATGACCATCCACGTCCTCAGCGACACCGGAACCCTCACCGGCCGTTCCCTGCGGCACATCCTCCGCAGCCCGGACACCATCATCACCACGGCGGTCACCCCCGTCGCGCTGATGCTGCTCTTCGTGTACGTGCTCGGTGGAGCCATCAACACCGGATCCGGCGAGTCGTACATCAACTACATGCTGCCGGGCATCCTCCTCATCACGATCGCGTCCGGCATCGCCTACACGGCGTACCGCCTGTTCCTCGACATGCAGGGCGGCATCTTCGAGCGCTTCCAGTCGATGCCGATCCCGCGGCCCTCAGTGCTCTGGGCGCATGTCCTGACCTCGCTCGTCGCCAACCTGGCCTCGCTCGTGATCGTCACAGGCGTCGCCCTGATCATGGGATTCCGGACGGGCGCATCGGTGGTCGGCTGGCTCGCCGCAGCCGGCATCCTGATCCTGTTCACCCTCGCCCTGACCTGGGTCGCCGTCATCGCGGGCCTGTCCGCCAAGACCGTCGACGGCGCGAGCGCCTTCAGCTACCCGCTGATCTTCCTGCCCTTCATCAGCTCGGCGTTCGTCCCCACCGACTCGATGCCCGGCCCGGTCGCCTGGTTCGCCGACAACCAGCCGGTGACATCGATCGTGAACACCCTCCGCGCGCTCTTCGCTCAGCAACCCGTCGGCAACGACGTCTGGATCGCGCTCGCCTGGTGCGCCGGCCTGCTCCTGGCCGCCTACGCCGCCGCGACGGCGATCTACCGCACCAAGGTCAGCTAG
- a CDS encoding PadR family transcriptional regulator, with translation MANQMTEMLKGTLEGIVLAILARRSAYGYEITAWLRDRGFSDIAEGTIYALLVRVEQRGFVDVEKVPSEKGPPRKVYSINAKGRDQLAEFWRTWSVLAERIDHLRDDDDRHDEGA, from the coding sequence ATGGCCAACCAGATGACGGAGATGCTGAAGGGCACCCTCGAAGGCATCGTCCTGGCGATCCTGGCCCGCCGATCCGCGTACGGCTACGAGATCACCGCCTGGCTGCGCGACCGCGGATTCTCGGACATCGCGGAAGGCACCATCTACGCGCTGCTCGTCCGCGTCGAGCAACGCGGTTTCGTGGACGTGGAGAAGGTTCCCTCCGAGAAGGGGCCCCCGCGGAAGGTGTATTCGATCAACGCAAAGGGGCGGGATCAGCTCGCCGAGTTCTGGCGGACGTGGAGCGTCCTCGCGGAACGCATCGACCACCTTCGTGACGACGACGACCGGCACGACGAAGGAGCATGA
- a CDS encoding SufE family protein — translation MPEMPTKLAEIVDEFAAAPRDVVLEMLLEFADVIPPLPEGVNREELEQVPECQTAFFLRAEVNADKTVSTVFDCPPEAPTTRAFAGILAEGLAGASAEEVLAVPDDLYQRMGLAQAISPLRVRGGTAILARLKRQVREQIS, via the coding sequence ATGCCCGAGATGCCGACCAAGCTGGCCGAGATCGTCGACGAGTTCGCCGCCGCGCCCCGCGACGTCGTCCTGGAGATGCTGCTGGAGTTCGCGGACGTGATCCCGCCCCTGCCCGAGGGTGTGAACCGGGAGGAACTGGAGCAGGTCCCCGAGTGCCAGACCGCGTTCTTCCTGCGCGCCGAGGTGAACGCGGACAAGACCGTGAGCACTGTGTTCGACTGCCCGCCGGAGGCGCCCACCACCCGGGCGTTCGCCGGCATCCTCGCCGAAGGGCTGGCCGGGGCGAGCGCCGAGGAGGTGCTCGCCGTACCGGACGACCTCTACCAGCGGATGGGCCTGGCGCAGGCGATCAGCCCGCTGCGCGTACGCGGCGGCACCGCCATCCTGGCCCGGCTCAAGCGCCAGGTCCGGGAACAGATCTCCTGA
- a CDS encoding DUF1048 domain-containing protein, giving the protein MAAKWIETLVGSLDQKKQYKRHMARMEALPEPHRSAAKALQRYFMYQGGIVDGNTLVAMLGDSVDLWERAVADNTPVRAIVGDDPVEFAETFVSAYSGRQWMDKERERLRKAIDAAAGNSGEEHS; this is encoded by the coding sequence ATGGCCGCGAAGTGGATCGAGACGCTCGTCGGATCGCTCGACCAGAAGAAGCAGTACAAGCGGCACATGGCCCGCATGGAGGCCCTGCCGGAACCCCATCGCAGCGCGGCCAAGGCGCTCCAGCGGTACTTCATGTACCAGGGCGGGATCGTCGACGGGAACACACTCGTCGCGATGCTCGGCGACTCCGTGGACCTCTGGGAGCGCGCGGTTGCCGACAACACGCCCGTCCGCGCGATCGTCGGCGACGACCCGGTCGAGTTCGCCGAGACGTTCGTGTCCGCGTACTCCGGGAGGCAGTGGATGGACAAGGAGCGCGAGCGCCTCCGGAAGGCGATCGACGCCGCCGCCGGCAACAGCGGGGAGGAACACTCATGA
- a CDS encoding ABC transporter ATP-binding protein, with protein MTTATREPAIRVRGITKSYKDLHVLRGVDFEVTAGSIFALLGSNGAGKTTLVRILSTLLKADTGTATVHGFDVASVPAEVRKSISLTGQFAAVDEVLTGRENLVLVAKLRHLRNPGAVADDMLARFSLTDAGNRRAGTYSGGMRRRLDIAMSLVGNPPVVFLDEPTTGLDPQARIEAWRTVRQLAEDGTTILLTTQYLDEAEQLADRIAILHEGTIIQNGTLAELKRLLPTAKVEYVEKQPTLEDVFLALVGHTARAADKAAVPAGEESR; from the coding sequence ATGACCACCGCGACGCGCGAACCCGCCATCCGGGTTCGGGGCATCACCAAGTCCTACAAGGACCTGCACGTGCTGCGGGGCGTCGACTTCGAGGTGACGGCCGGGAGCATCTTCGCTCTGCTCGGCTCGAACGGCGCCGGAAAGACCACGCTCGTGCGGATCCTGTCGACGCTGCTCAAGGCGGACACCGGCACCGCGACCGTCCACGGCTTCGACGTCGCTTCGGTTCCCGCCGAGGTACGCAAGTCGATCAGCCTGACCGGCCAGTTCGCCGCCGTCGACGAAGTGCTCACCGGCCGGGAGAACCTGGTCCTGGTCGCGAAGCTCCGCCACCTGAGGAATCCGGGTGCGGTCGCCGACGACATGCTGGCCCGTTTCTCCCTCACCGACGCCGGGAACCGCCGGGCGGGGACGTACTCGGGCGGCATGCGCCGGCGGCTGGACATCGCGATGAGTCTCGTCGGCAACCCGCCGGTCGTGTTCCTCGACGAGCCGACCACCGGCCTCGACCCGCAGGCCCGCATCGAGGCCTGGCGGACAGTGCGGCAGCTCGCCGAGGACGGCACCACCATCCTGCTCACCACCCAGTACCTCGACGAGGCCGAGCAACTCGCCGACCGGATCGCGATCCTGCACGAGGGAACGATCATCCAGAACGGCACTCTCGCCGAGCTGAAGCGGCTCCTCCCGACCGCGAAGGTCGAGTACGTCGAGAAGCAGCCGACCCTTGAGGACGTCTTCCTCGCCCTCGTGGGCCACACCGCCAGGGCCGCCGACAAGGCAGCCGTGCCCGCAGGAGAGGAATCCCGATGA
- a CDS encoding YbaK/EbsC family protein produces MGTLKTEPARTRLDLLAPPVAAALQDWPAEAPVDVDDVLVAPIDADLADTAAFCEAYGVGLEESANCVVVAGKRGGEIRYAACVVLATTRADVNGVVRKLLDVRKASFAPMAEAVESSGMEYGGITPIGLPADWPILVDSRVIATPHVIIGSGVRHSKIALPGPALGALPGARVVEDLARPA; encoded by the coding sequence ATGGGGACGCTGAAGACGGAGCCGGCCCGAACCCGGCTCGACCTGCTGGCTCCGCCGGTCGCCGCGGCCCTGCAGGATTGGCCGGCCGAGGCCCCGGTGGACGTGGACGACGTACTGGTCGCCCCGATCGACGCCGACCTGGCCGACACCGCTGCCTTCTGCGAGGCGTACGGGGTGGGGCTGGAGGAGTCGGCCAACTGCGTGGTGGTCGCCGGCAAGCGCGGCGGCGAGATCCGGTACGCGGCCTGTGTCGTGCTCGCCACCACCCGTGCCGACGTCAACGGTGTGGTCCGCAAGCTGCTCGACGTGCGCAAGGCGAGCTTCGCGCCGATGGCCGAGGCGGTCGAGTCGAGCGGCATGGAGTACGGCGGCATCACGCCGATCGGCCTGCCGGCGGACTGGCCGATCCTCGTCGACTCCCGGGTGATCGCCACGCCGCACGTGATCATCGGTTCGGGCGTACGGCACAGCAAGATCGCCCTGCCCGGGCCGGCGCTCGGCGCGCTGCCCGGGGCGAGGGTGGTGGAGGACCTGGCCAGGCCGGCCTAG
- a CDS encoding proline--tRNA ligase — MLLRMSTLLLRTLREDPADAEVPSHRLLLRAGYVRRAAPGGYTWLPLGKLVLDRITAIVRDEMTGIGDQEVHFPALLPAEPYRTSGRWTEYGDDIFTLADRKGAEHLLAPTHEELAALLVKDLFTSYRDFPVTLFQIQTKFRDEARPRAGLLRGREFLMKDAYSFDLDEAGLQAAYDRHRAAYERVFTRLGLDFTTVHAMSGAMGGSASEEFLAATPVGEDTFVGCTACDYAANTEAVVTRAPAAGDPDAYPPAEVHDTPETPTIAALVELAEARELGGRTGWTAADTLKNVVLTVRRPGAEQGEPLVIGLPGDREVDLKRVEAVLVPATVAVFEDWDAHPELVRGYIGPQILAKHGIRYLVDPRVVPGTSWLTGANEPGRHATDVVCGRDFVPDGTIEAAEVRPGDSCPACADGELTIRRGIEIGHIFQLGRRYTDAFAVDVLGPEGKPVRPTMGCYGIGVSRAVAAVAEQHHDDRGLVWPAAVAPCDVHLIAAGKGPQLDAALDLGGRLAAAGLRVLVDDRTHVSAGVKFTDAELIGIPRAVVVGRRLAEGYVELRDRATGERTELPVEAIVERLRDEAGATRRDGV, encoded by the coding sequence ATGCTGCTGCGCATGTCGACCCTGCTGCTCCGGACCCTGCGCGAGGACCCGGCCGACGCGGAGGTTCCGAGCCACCGGCTGCTGCTGCGCGCCGGTTACGTCCGCCGGGCCGCGCCGGGCGGCTACACCTGGCTGCCGCTGGGCAAGCTCGTGCTGGACCGGATCACCGCGATCGTGCGGGACGAGATGACCGGAATCGGCGACCAGGAGGTGCACTTCCCGGCGCTGCTCCCGGCCGAGCCGTACCGGACCAGCGGGCGGTGGACCGAGTACGGGGACGACATCTTCACACTCGCCGACCGCAAGGGCGCCGAGCACCTGCTCGCGCCGACCCACGAGGAGCTGGCCGCGCTGCTGGTGAAGGACCTGTTCACGTCGTACCGGGACTTCCCGGTGACGCTGTTCCAGATCCAGACCAAGTTCCGCGACGAGGCCCGGCCCCGGGCCGGTCTGCTGCGCGGGCGCGAGTTCCTGATGAAGGACGCCTACTCGTTCGACCTGGACGAGGCCGGGCTCCAGGCGGCGTACGACCGGCACCGGGCCGCCTACGAGCGCGTCTTCACCCGGCTCGGCCTGGACTTCACCACTGTCCACGCGATGTCCGGCGCGATGGGTGGGTCCGCCTCGGAGGAGTTCCTGGCCGCCACGCCGGTCGGCGAGGACACGTTCGTCGGCTGCACCGCCTGCGACTACGCGGCGAACACCGAGGCGGTGGTGACCCGCGCCCCGGCCGCCGGCGACCCCGACGCGTACCCGCCCGCCGAGGTGCACGACACCCCGGAGACGCCGACCATCGCTGCACTGGTCGAGCTGGCCGAGGCCCGGGAGCTGGGCGGGCGCACCGGCTGGACCGCCGCCGACACGTTGAAGAACGTGGTCCTCACCGTCCGACGGCCCGGCGCCGAACAGGGCGAACCGCTGGTGATCGGCCTGCCCGGCGACCGCGAGGTCGACCTCAAGCGGGTCGAGGCGGTGCTCGTCCCGGCCACGGTGGCGGTCTTCGAGGACTGGGACGCGCACCCGGAGCTGGTCCGCGGCTACATCGGCCCGCAGATCCTGGCCAAGCACGGCATCCGCTACCTGGTCGACCCCCGCGTGGTGCCCGGCACCTCCTGGCTGACCGGCGCGAACGAGCCGGGCCGGCACGCCACCGACGTGGTGTGCGGGCGCGACTTCGTACCGGACGGCACGATCGAGGCCGCCGAGGTGCGGCCCGGCGACAGCTGCCCGGCCTGCGCCGACGGCGAGCTGACCATCCGGCGGGGCATCGAGATCGGGCACATCTTCCAGCTCGGACGCCGGTACACCGACGCGTTCGCGGTCGACGTCCTCGGCCCCGAGGGCAAGCCGGTCCGGCCCACGATGGGCTGCTACGGCATCGGCGTGTCCCGGGCGGTCGCCGCAGTGGCCGAGCAGCACCACGACGACCGGGGGCTGGTCTGGCCCGCGGCGGTCGCGCCGTGCGACGTACACCTGATCGCCGCCGGGAAGGGGCCGCAGCTCGACGCGGCGCTCGACCTCGGCGGGCGCCTCGCCGCCGCCGGCCTGCGGGTGCTGGTCGACGACCGCACGCACGTGTCCGCCGGGGTGAAGTTCACCGACGCCGAGCTGATCGGCATCCCGCGCGCCGTCGTGGTCGGCCGCCGCCTGGCCGAGGGGTACGTGGAACTGCGCGACCGGGCCACCGGCGAGCGCACCGAGCTGCCGGTGGAGGCCATCGTGGAGCGCCTGCGCGACGAGGCGGGCGCGACGCGCCGCGACGGGGTGTAG
- a CDS encoding VOC family protein gives MAERPLMKLTTTVLDAPSAEDLAAFYERLLGWSRREDESDWVVLAPPDGGTWLAFQDEPAYVRPVWPAGPGDPPMMTHLDIKVDDLEAASAYAVSVGATLADFQPQDDVRVHLDPAGHPFCLYL, from the coding sequence ATGGCTGAGCGACCGCTGATGAAGCTGACGACCACGGTGCTGGACGCGCCGTCCGCAGAGGACCTGGCCGCGTTCTACGAGCGGCTGCTCGGCTGGTCCCGTCGCGAGGACGAGTCCGACTGGGTGGTGCTGGCTCCGCCGGACGGCGGCACCTGGCTGGCCTTCCAGGACGAGCCGGCCTACGTGCGCCCGGTGTGGCCCGCCGGGCCCGGCGACCCGCCGATGATGACCCACCTGGACATCAAGGTCGACGACCTGGAGGCCGCCTCGGCGTACGCGGTGTCGGTGGGCGCGACACTGGCTGACTTCCAGCCGCAGGACGACGTCCGGGTGCACCTCGACCCGGCCGGTCACCCGTTCTGCCTCTACCTGTGA
- a CDS encoding DsbA family oxidoreductase, with the protein MDIEIYADVVCPWCWIGKRRLEQALESYDGEVNVRFRPFQLDPTPVTEPKPLLEALGDKFGGRDKAEGMAAHVTGVAAGAGLDLRFDRAVAANTFDAHRLVRFATEHGRSAEMVERLYRAHFHDGVDVGSIDALVTLAGEAGLDETEARQYLESNLGRREVAADLSTAHQLGVSSVPTFVLAGKYAVTGAQEPETLLAALREVAQREAAA; encoded by the coding sequence ATGGACATCGAGATCTACGCCGACGTGGTCTGCCCCTGGTGCTGGATCGGCAAGCGCCGGCTGGAACAGGCCCTGGAGTCGTACGACGGCGAGGTGAACGTCCGGTTCCGGCCGTTCCAGCTGGACCCGACTCCGGTCACCGAGCCGAAGCCGCTGCTGGAGGCGCTCGGCGACAAGTTCGGCGGGCGGGACAAGGCCGAGGGCATGGCCGCGCACGTGACGGGCGTCGCCGCGGGCGCGGGCCTGGACCTGCGGTTCGACCGGGCGGTGGCCGCGAACACGTTCGACGCGCACCGGCTGGTGCGTTTCGCCACCGAGCACGGGCGCTCCGCCGAGATGGTCGAGCGGCTCTACCGGGCGCACTTCCACGACGGCGTCGACGTCGGCTCGATCGACGCGCTCGTCACGCTGGCCGGCGAGGCCGGGCTGGACGAGACCGAGGCGCGGCAGTACCTGGAGTCGAACCTGGGCCGCCGGGAGGTCGCCGCCGACCTGAGCACCGCCCACCAGCTCGGCGTCTCCAGCGTGCCGACCTTCGTGCTGGCCGGAAAGTACGCGGTCACCGGCGCCCAGGAGCCGGAGACGCTGCTCGCCGCGCTGCGCGAGGTGGCGCAGCGCGAAGCGGCAGCCTGA